Proteins from a single region of Coregonus clupeaformis isolate EN_2021a chromosome 19, ASM2061545v1, whole genome shotgun sequence:
- the LOC121532232 gene encoding uncharacterized protein LOC121532232: MDEAMEGRLFNSANVLAVESLGGEAPSSPSPLTNERGQGGDGADILEFLIKTEMEDSAGTENLEDNATVNTDVTQTEGPTTMGWRRMSECSYKMTEQETERMIKLRAVNEALFTGRKHTAKPAWRAILNELGLQGKLTTDQLAKKWDNLKRRYKELKCPARSMESNPNSWPWFYRMNDAMEGRFAGCAPILTAVVEEGDEEFEPSPLPRKRARRTPGRGGMSEFLTESEMDELVETEERNGAAIFPGATIGEYHTATEFSYKLTEEDTKRLIELRASNEALFTGKRNTAKPAWRAIVKEMGLAGKLSADQVAKKWDNLKTKFKDLKYPPRGMENQSTPASWPWFQLMNDAFEGRLAARAPKITPIWMSEEDYLFVSSPMPTERDLCPMPERSGISELGMGPGDTEVDGTVTFLDASIEACPTPLEFSYKMTEQDTRRLIKLRAANEVLFTGRRNAAKAAWKAILKELGLLGKVSTYQVAKKWDNLKRRYKDLKYPPVGMESMADNAASWPWFYLMNEAMEGRLAASGPVLTPITEGDDPEPSSSQPSRNRGRPLLDKGDITLEYEQEIYVDPTTEEGHRATAECERALREERLGRGPAGGTTAHKAVTLEREWEMVERERAAIEGDRAAVDRERQWLESERANLARDRMLLEQDMVALGREREAFESQRAAVVMNSATVVHTGHINHCGMGM, encoded by the exons ATGGACGAGGCCATGGAAGGACGCCTCTTCAACAGCGCCAACGTTTTGGCGGTGGAATCTTTGGGTGGTGAGGCTCCAAGTTCTCCCTCACCATTAACCAACGAGAGAGGACAGGGGGGCGACGGTGCTGACATTTTGGAGTTCTTGATCAAAACTGAGATGGAGGACAGTGCGGGGACAGAGAACTTGGAGGACAATGCAACTGTTAACACTGATGTAACTCAGACCGAGGGCCCTACTACAATGGGCTGGCGAAGAATGTCAGAATGCTCATATAAAA tgacagagcaggagaCGGAGAGAATGATAAAGCTGCGTGCCGTGAATGAGGCTCTCTTCACAGGCAGAAAACATACTGCCAAGCCTGCCTGGAG AGCTATTTTGAATGAGTTGGGCCTTCAGGGAAAGCTGACTACTGACCAGCTAGCCAAAAAGTGGGATAACCTCAAGAGGCGATATAAG GAGTTGAAATGTCCAGCCCGCAGCATGGAGAGCAACCCAAATTCCTGGCCCTGGTTCTACCGCATGAATGATGCCATGGAGGGACGATTCGCCGGCTGCGCCCCCATCCTGACGGCAGTAGTAGAGGAGGGTGATGAGGAGTTTGAGCCCTCTCCACTACCAAGGAAGAGGGCTCGTCGGACGCCAGGGAGGGGGGGGATGTCGGAGTTCTTGACAGAGTCGGAAATGGATGAGCTGGTGGAAACGGAGGAGAGGAATGGAGCAGCCATCTTCCCAGGGGCCACCATAGGGGAGTATCACACGGCCACAGAATTCTCATATAAGC TGACTGAGGAGGACACCAAGAGATTGATAGAGCTGCGTGCTTCCAATGAGGCTCTTTTCACAGGGAAGAGAAATACTGCCAAGCCTGCCTGGAG GGCAATAGTAAAAGAGATGGGCCTTGCAGGAAAGTTGTCTGCTGACCAGGTCGCCAAAAAGTGGGACAACCTGAAGACAAAATTCAAG GACTTGAAGTACCCGCCACGTGGCATGGAGAACCAGAGCACCCCTGCCTCCTGGCCTTGGTTCCAACTCATGAACGATGCCTTCGAGGGCAGACTGGCTGCGAGAGCCCCCAAAATAACTCCCATATGGATGAGCGAGGAAGACTACTTATTTGTATCCTCACCAATgcctacagagagagacctgTGTCCCATGCCAGAAAGGAGTGGGATTTCTGAGCTGGGAATGGGACCAGGGGACACAGAGGTGGATGGAACGGTTACGTTCTTAGACGCCAGTATAGAGGCGTGCCCCACACCTTTGGAATTCTCCTATAAAA tgacagagcaggataCGAGGAGGCTGATTAAGTTGCGTGCGGCCAATGAAGTTCTCTTCACTGGGAGGCGAAATGCTGCCAAGGCTGCATGGAA GGCCATTTTAAAAGAGTTGGGTCTCCTGGGGAAGGTGTCAACTTACCAGGTGGCCAAGAAGTGGGACAACTTAAAAAGGAGATATAAG GACCTGAAGTACCCTCCTGTGGGCATGGAGAGCATGGCAGACAACGCTGCTTCCTGGCCATGGTTCTACCTCATGAATGAGGCCATGGAGGGCCGCCTCGCCGCCAGCGGACCCGTCCTGACCCCTATAACAGAGGGCGATGACCCCGAGCCTTCCTCTTCACAGCCCTCTCGAAATAGAGGACGCCCGTTGCTGGACAAGGGCGACATCACACTGGAGTACGAACAAGAGATTTATGTGGACCCCACAACAGAGGAGGGCCACCGGGCCACAGCGGAGTGCGAGAGGgccctgagagaggagaggttggGTAGGGGGCCAGCAGGGGGCACTACTGCTCACAAGGCAGTGACactggagagagagtgggagatggtggagagggagagggcagcgATAGAGGGGGATAGAGCGGCGGTAGACAGAGAGCGGCAGTGgctggagagcgagagagccaaCTTGGCAAGAGACAGGATGCTGTTGGAACAGGACATGGTGGcactagggagagagagagaggcctttgAGAGCCAGAGGGCAGCAGTGGTGATGAACAGTGCTACAGTGGTGCACACTGGACACATCAACCACTGTGGGATGGGGATGTAG
- the LOC121532235 gene encoding uncharacterized protein LOC121532235: protein MMEAMDKRPFGSEYNYKMSENDISRLIKLRATNDAIFTGKRNSAMPAWRAMLVELGLEGKLTTGQLKKKWENLKKKYKDFKYPPLGMEKVNPMSWRWFHLMDDAIEGRLSGSARILNPSLFDFGEVGDVSFASSPTTSPIANKRLCMRPEGGEGTNIFEFWAKAQLGESVGAASTVADGQVAYTDAATEEIRRAAVECERALREEGRGGVQNERAAPDKMPVGGYGRTMAEDVETIAEDGRAMLVRNPGRNIERETAELERQIADLEKEREVLEREQADFDRERLILDRERDVVNRERVAVERGRASLDKDRAAMDRERAAMERERAILDRDRASIERERTELQKEKEALMKSKISRNNGSADVELDSSTIEKRERLLSIFERLVDKL from the exons ATGATGGAAGCGATGGATAAAAGGCCTTTTGGTTCAGAATATAACTATAAAA TGTCGGAAAATGACATATCCAGATTGATCAAATTGCGTGCAACGAATGACGCCATCTTCACTGGGAAGAGAAACTCTGCCATGCCTGCCTGGAG AGCAATGTTAGTGGAGTTGGGTCTCGAAGGAAAGCTTACAACTGGGCAATTGAAAAAGAAGTGGGAAAACCTTAAAAAGAAATATAAG GATTTTAAGTACCCTCCTCTTGGCATGGAGAAAGTCAATCCAATGTCCTGGCGTTGGTTCCACCTCATGGACGATGCCATCGAGGGCCGCCTATCTGGGTCTGCCCGTATCCTAAACCCTTCACTGTTTGATTTTGGGGAAGTTGGGGACGTTTCATTTGCGTCCtctcccactacctctcccataGCCAACAAGAGACTTTGTATGAGGCCGGAGGGGGGTGAGGGGACAAACATTTTTGAGTTCTGGGCCAAAGCACAGTTGGGGGAGAGTGTTGGGGCTGCGAGCACGGTAGCAGATGGACAGGTGGCGTACACAGACGCAGCTACAGAGGAGATCCGGAGGGCCGCAGTGGAGTGTGAGAGGGCCCTGCGAGAGGAGGGCAGGGGTGGGGTTCAGAACGAGAGGGCCGCGCCTGACAAGATGCCAGTGGGTGGGTACGGGAGGACCATGGCTGAGGACGTAGAGACCATAGCTGAAGATGGAAGAGCCATGTTGGTGAGAAATCCTGGCAGGAACATTGAGAGGGAGACTGCTGAACTAGAGCGACAGATAGCAGatttggagaaggagagagaagtgtTAGAGAGGGAGCAGGCTGACTTTGACAGGGAGAGGTTAAtactggacagagagagggatgtggTGAACAGAGAGAGGGTGGCTGTTGAGCGAGGCAGAGCGTCACTGGACAAGGACAGAGCGGCGATGGATAGGGAGCGAGCGGCAATGGAACGGGAGCGAGCCATACTGGACAGGGATAGGGCGTCAATCGAGAGAGAGCGGACAGAGCTGCAGAAAGAAAAGGAAGCCCTAATGAAAAGCAAGATTTCCAGGAACAACGGCTCTGCTGATGTAGAGCTGGACTCATCTACtatagagaagagagaaagactgCTTTCCATATTTGAGAGACTTGTTGATAAGCTGTGA